The genomic region tatatatatatatatatatatatacatatatatatatatttatatgaatatacatatatatatacatacatatatatatatttatataaatatacatatatatatatatatatatatagagagagagagagagagagagagagagggagagagagagagagagagagagagagagagagagagagagagagagagagagagagagagagagagagagagagagagagagagagagagagagagagagagagagagagagagagagagagagagagagagagagagagagagagagagagaggaggagagagatgagagagaggagagggacgagagagagagatgagagaggagagagagagagagaagagagagggagagagagagagagagggagagagaggagagaggaggagaggagagagagagagagagggagaggagaggagagagagaggagagagggagagaggagaggagagagggagagagagagggagagaggagagagagggagaggaagagagagagagagagagagagagagagagaatgaggagagagagagagagaggagaagagagagatgaggagagaagagagagaggaggagagagagagatgagagagagagagagagagagagtgaagagagagaggagagagagagagagagagagagggagagaggaagagagagagagagaggagaggggagaggagagagagagaggagagagagaggagagagagggagatgagagagtgaggagagagaggagagagaggagagagaggagaggagaggagagaggagaagagagagagagagaggagaggagagagagagggagagagaggggagagagagagagagagagagagagagagagagagagagagagagaggagggagagagaggatgagagagagagagagagtgagagtgagagagagagaggagagtagagagagtgagagagagaggagagagagtgaagagagggagaggagagagagagagagagagagagggagaagagagagagagagagagagaggagaggaagagagagagagagagagagagaggagagagaatgaggagaggagagagagagagagtgagagagggagagagagaggaggaggagagagagaggagagagagagatgaggagagagagagagagagagagagagagagagaggagagagagagagaagagagagagagagagaggagaagagagagagagagagagaggagagaggagagagagaggagagagagagaggagagaagagggagagagagagagaggagagagagagagagaggaggagtgagagagagagagagaaagagagagagagagaggagagagtgagagaggagagagaggaggaggaggagagagagagagagagaaagagagagagagagagagaggagagagagagagagagagaggagtgagagggagtgaggagagaggagagagagggagaggaggagtgagagagaggagagagagagaagagagaagagagagaggagagagaggagagggagagagggagagagagagaggagagaagagaggagagaagagaggagagagagagagaagagagagaggaggagagagaagagagagagagagagagagaggagagagagagagagagagagagatgagtagagaggagagaggagagtaggagagagagatgagaggagagaagagagagagaggaggagagagagagagaggagagtagagagaagagagagagagagggagagaggagagagagagaatgagaggagaggagagagaagaggagagagatggagagagagagagagtgagaggagagagagagggagagagagagagagagcagagaggagagagagagagagaagagagagagagagagaggagagagaggagagagagagagatgaggagagaggagagagagaggtagagaagaggagagagggaggaggagagagagagagagagagagggaagagggagagagagaggagagagagagagagagaggagatgggagaggagagagagaggaagggagagagaggagaggggagagagagagagagagagaggaggagagaggaggtgagagagaggagaggagggagagaggagagagagagagagagagaagagagagaaaggagggagagaggagagaaaagtagaggagaggagaagagagatgagaggagagaggagagaaagagagagaaagagagagagagagagagagggagagagggagagagggagagagagagagagagagagagagagagagagagagagagagagagagagagagagagagagacatagagagagagagagacatagagagagagagacatagagagagagagacatagagagagagagtcacagagagagacagtcacagagagagacagtcacagagagagacagtcatagagagagacagtcatagagagagtcatagagagagagagtcatagagagagagagtcacagagagagagagtcatagagagagagagtcatagagagagagagagagaaagagagagagagagagagagagagagagagagagagagagagagagagagagagagagagagagagagagtcatagagagagagagagagagagagagagagtcatagagagagagagagagagagagagtcatagagagagagagagagtcatagagagagagagagagagagagtcatagagagatagaaagagagagagagagagtcatagagagagatagagagagtcatagagagagagagagagagagagagagagagagagagagagagagagagagagagagagagagagagagagagagagagagagagagagagagagagagagagaaagagagagagagagagagagagagagagagagagagagagagagagagagagagagagagagagagagagagagagagagagagcacacccTGCATGGGATTCTTACAAACATTCCTGAAATAAGTGTTGATTACTGATCTCGCCGTAGGGTGAATAAAATGGTTTTGAGGAGTGCAATGCTCACAAGTGTAAATGAGTTGTCAGTCTGAAATGTGCCTGACTGGCCCATTGCTAAATACCAGTTCAGTCAGGAAGGTAATGGTACAAAGAACTGGCTCAGTACTTTGCTTAATTAATAGTTCAGACTGGAAGTAGGGCTGCCAAAGTCTACAATAACCATTTTTGTGTTCTCAgccaagaaaggaaaaggaaacacacaTGTAATAAATAAATTTCTCTTCAGGAAACCACTTTGTACAATACTCGCATATATCAAATGTAATAGCACCATCAGTATCAATACTACTATGAAAGTTACTACTATTACATTCATAAATTGTATACATTTTAGGTGGTTACATATCTGTACAAATCAATTACTTCAAACTCTAGAATTCTAGAGTACACAGGTATAGtcttgtgataattttttttttcattctttaaatAAATCAGAGACAACTAATTTCTTAACAACTTTTGTATTGTTCTTTTTAGAGTAGTTATATATTTTAGAAGACTGCACATTTCTTGCTCTAGATACATGTGCTGTTTGAGGTTCCTTTCTGCTATTATATTTCTCTCCAATATTATCCCTTGGAGCTTTGGAGAGTTGCCTAAAGTTTTTATTAGCTACATAGACCACcttttctgtatctgtttctgtaaAGGGAACACTTTGGACTGTCTTCACCCAAACGGCAGAGTGTGGATCCTTACTGTTGCTATGTGGATTTGCTCGTGTACATAACCAAGTCTTAGGAAGCTGATAGGATGCACGTGGTGATCCATCATCATACGGTATATGCCAATTTGTTGTTCCCTGGTTCTGAGCTGTTGTGCTGAAGGATGCAGGTTCCTGGAGAAGCAAGTGGTACATTTTATCTTTTGAagggggaggatatatatataatacaaaaacatTTGCAAATCAATTACTGCATACACTAAATATATGGAAAGATGTGGCTATTCCTCCCATTCAAAAACATTACAATGTCATAAATAAACATAGGCTTACAATAAGCTGAACACCACCAACAGATGGGACAGCTAAAACTTGATGTTGTCTTTGCCAACGTCTAAAGGTCTCTCTCAGGGATCCATCTCCCAGGCGGTACAGATGATCACGCAACATgtcactgttaaaaaaaaaacacataaagtaGTTCTCTGTTTTGGATATTCAAGACATTACTTATTTCTACCAAATAATATATACAGCAGTTACAACCTGCCACCTGCAAACTCACGACCTTGGTTATCATACTCTATAGCAAAGTAGAAGCAATGTCCCTTTCCCATAGTTTGGAGCTAATTGGTTCATATACAATGTTCATGTTGCTATACATCTGCTCATACTATGTTCAGTTGGTAATCAAAACTGTTAGCCTAGATATTGTAATAAGAATCAAAAACATAATAATTTAAATGGTTTCAAGGCATTATCACTTTAGAGAATGTTAAAAACATTGAACATGTATTATTTAAACAGTTGAAATCAAGGACAAtccaaatacaataaaaaaaattagtaGCAAATGTAGATTAATAAGAAACAAACCCCACCAATCCTAAAATCctaatttttaatgttattatacaGAGGATTATAAACAATGAAGACATAGTGTGTATTAATGACTAGCATCATGAACACAGTACATGGGCTGGGAGATGGGTGTGGCTTCTGAAAAGGTTTAACTGCTCCTATAGCTTCTCCCAATCTTATTAAATGCTTATGCACTGTTAGACACCTTGATTATAAGGATATTAGCCAAAATTTATGATCATGAAATCCTTAACAAAACATTGTGTTAAAAAACTAGAAAGAGCATATAATAAACTTTCCATTAATAATTACAACTGATTATAAGGACAACTTAAATATGCTTAAATTCAGAAGTACAAATTGAACTGCTGCATTTTTAAAATTCTGACATATTAATTGAATTCAGATAAAAACTTACTAAATCAGTCGTACAAACTTCCAGAATTATTTTGAAGAGATATGAGTCAATACTAACATACTAATATTATTTCTAGAGTCATAACCTTTACCTTGACACAATCTTTGTCCCTTGACCAGATCGAAGTGCTGCATATATGAAGAAGCCATCATCTTTGGTCCTACAAAAAGAAAGCCATAGCTGGTTGAAGTAgttccctatatatatgtgtgtgtgtgtgtgtgtgtgtgtgtgtgtgtgtgtgtgtgtgtgtgtgtgtgtgtgtgtgtgtgtgtgtgtgtgtgtgtgtgtgtgtgtaataatgattaaaaacaaaaaactatagaTCTGTATATTCACTCTGCATACTGGTATACTGATTTGTTCAATCTTATAGACAGGTCACCAAACAAGTAATCATACTGCAATATACATTCCAATACATTATAATTCTATGCATTTCCAACTTCAGTATAGGCTTAAAAATCTGTGCACCAAAAGTTAATTCAACTCACAGGTTATCGAGGGTGTATACATCTGCCATCTTTTTTACAGCATTAAAATCAACTTCAGACCATTCCCTCATGTGTTTCCTGCCAATGACCAATATGCGACCATTCTTGGCTCTGGAGCATAACTTTTCCACTACATGCTTCAactagaatgataaaaaagacaattaaatatttttcaggctatttatgaataaaagaacatatacttcacaggtaaatttaataAAATGCAAGTTATGTACTTTCAAAAtactgagaggggggagagagagagaaaaaaaaaattatcactctTACCATAACAGATCGCTGACTAAGAGGTTTCTTTCCTGCAAGGTACGAGACATTTAGGCCATCGACTACTATAGAAAATGGCCCTCTTTCTTCTAAAAATGTCTGGAACTTGTGCCACTCTTCAGGGCTACTTGAACGAAATATATCTGATCCATGAAGAACACGTGGCCCATATTCATTCTGTTAGGAGATTAATAATAGATCAAATCTTCTATGTGGAACATAAAAATTTAGCTTCATACTTTACATATATCACTCACATACCTCAGTAAATGAAAATACACAGTATTGAACATGGTTCATATCAAATACAATTTAAATCACTCTAGTTGCTAGGAGGAATAGACATAACTAAATGGAAGGGATCTACATGTATTAGGAGAGCTGCTCAAGTCATATATGGTGTGAGGAAATATGCATGCTAATGCAATTCTGTTCTGCTGTGGTATGTGGTATTTGAGTTGCAGCAATATCATATGTCATTTATGGTTAAatagttatgtatattttttgggtACAAATATTAGTTCTTAAGTTTGACTTcaaatactatatatttaatgTTTCAACTGAATCATTTTATCAAATCCATAGGTGCTTATGTGTCTCAATCAGCTAGACTTAAGCTGGTattttgtaaaatatgtatattatgttgtcTGTTAGCACAATACTCCAGTGTTCTTAAGCCATGCATACAGTTGTGTGAATTCCAGATTCTATGAAATTTAATGTGTGGAGTGCTCTGTACATATCATGATCTGGGTTAGTTTTGAACTTGAGTTTATTGATAGAAAGAATCCAAGACAACAAGTGGATATGGCCAATAGAATTAGCTGTTGTTTAGCTTAGTTGAGACAGACTGGTGCTTATTGATGTACTGGTCAAATCAACGAAATTTACAGAAATATAAATTCATTCAAATtaaacacctaaacacacacatgcatgcgtgcactaacatgcacacacataccacagtcccacacccacatccacacacattatCATAAATTGAAATAATCACCTGTAACTCTTGAAATTCTGCTTCACTAATGTCGAGCTGATGTAACTGCTGGTTGCAGGCAGGGCATTTTCCACTTCAAATATAATTTCATTTGGAATTATCATTCAGATTGATCATCAttctatatatttaaacatgattTAGCATATAAAAGTGAGACAATATCACACCAAAATAACGAAATATGCTGACCTTTTGGACATTTTCACATACAAGTTTGACCATCCCAGACCTTTGCTAAAAAGGTTAGCAATACTCTCAATAACTGGCACTTTAGGGAAAATCTCATAGAGAATCAACTTGTCTAATAATGTCACCATCATTGATTGCTTTTCCTCAACACTCTCTGCCTTTTTACACTGGGCAATCCATTCCAACAATGTAGAATCAGCaggcatctgaaaaaaaaatcattacctaataaaaaaagaaagaaatacaaacataaaaaaaaaaaaaatggtgaacatGACTAGCCCATTTCCTCATTTCATGTTTCCCTTTAGAGTGTGGGTtggttcattatattttctttatattttacagTTCTGATCACAAAAACATAAGTCCCATAAATATCACAATCTACTATGTATAAAGTTTAAATAAATGAAgtgcaactaataataataataacaaaagaaaaaagggttaGAATGTCAATGCAGCTTTAAAATAAAACTAtcaactaaaatgataataatgttactaatcacTATGACAACCattgatcatgaaaatgataacagatgatgaagataacactcAGAAGAAAGATAACTGATAcagatcatcataatgataacaatgaccaaTACTAACCACTGATATCTCAcaatatcaggaaaaaaaaaaaaaaacggtacctGATAACCAAAATGACAGAAAATAACAACCAAACAtccaaaaacaatgaaaagaaagggtCAACACTATCTGGCCACTGACTGTCTCTTGTCCCACAGCTTCCACTCAAGAGCTTTCCTCAACTCACCTTCTCTTCCTGGCACATGGTCTCCAGATAGTGCCAGCCCGTGTCGTAGTCTCCATCCTTAAAGGTTGCTGTAATAATTGAGCTATAGACCTTTGTGCTAACGCTGCACATCCTCCTTATGTTAGCGATGTGCTTGAGGGCCAGCTTCCACTGACTTGTTGAGGTCAGAGCCAGAATTACACTCTCACTGAGGTTCGCATCTAGTACCTAGAGGGACCGCAAGGTATAGTTAAAGTAACTAGACAGAAAGTGTACTATAGTGGGAAAAggtaactaaaataaaaataaaaatattcatctaCAATCATCATAATTCATCATACTAACAAATATCTGAATGATACTGACATAAAAAATGCAATATGCAAAAGAAGTTCACAGATGATACAGACTGAAAATACTTGTCTCATTCCAGGAAGTGAACAACATACTGACTGGATAgataagatgatatatataacaataacaatgaaaagaaaaaagaaaaaaagaaaaggaaaacaatcatAATGGTAAGTACTACATACTAATAGATATATCAAGATAAAATAACAGTGTAAAgtaacaggaaaaataaaagagacaaacagaaaaatgataaaacagtTGTTGAAAGAAgatatatgataattaaaataatcaatgaagctgatgctcataataataatcacaataacaatgaagataataatattttgacaaaaaacactatactatcaataatgattataattcttaataattgtgataataatgaagcaTTGATAtcagttacaataacaataacaacaataataataatgataacaataataataagaaccataaaaataataatgatgagtacaacagcaacaataataatatcaaaaatagttTGTTATACtatctataaaaataaaattaaatctatgaaagtaatataattatattactttatatataaaacaataactaaactgataaaaatgatgtaaaataatgatgatttcacCAAAAATATCAACACTGGTAATCGTGACATaagtgacaataaaaataatgaggaataataatattaataatattaataatactaataatactaatagtagtagtagtagtagtagtagtagtagtagtagtagtagtaatagtagtagtggtaataataatagtaataataataataataataataataattataataataattataataataataataataataatagtaataataataataataataataataacaacaacaacaacatcaacatcataataatcataatcataataaaaaatggtaataataataatagctaataacaatataattataaaacaatgatactgatagcaataatgatagtaattccaataatgacaataaaacataaattataaaaaataatgaaaaatactatactaataataaaatgatttgataataacaacaatctaattgtaaagataacaaaaaaaaaaaataaataaataataataataatataaataataataataataataatataaataataataataataacaataatataaataataataataataataataataataatataaataataataataataataataatataaataataataataataataatacaaataataataataataataataatataaataataataataatataaataataataataataataataaaacaataataacaacaacaacaacagaaataataataataatgataataataacaataatgataataataatgataataataataataataataataataataataataataataataataataataataccaacaataacaacaacaacaataataatggtgataacaacaacaacaacaataataataataataataataataataataatcataatcataataataataataataaaacaataataacaacaacaacaacaacaacagtaataataataatattaatagcaacaacaacaataacaaaaataataataataatgataataataacaataatgataataataatgataataataataataataataataataataataataatagtaataccaacaataacaacaacaataataataatggtgataacaacaacaataataataataataataataataataataataaaaaagataatagtaataataataacaattgaaaataataataataatatcaataatgaataataagttatcaagataatggaaatgacaatgatatatatgtcaaacataatatacaaagaaataataataataataaaaagaaaaaaaaagaaaagaaaaaaaacataatttacaCTGTGAGGACAATAATGGTTAGTAATGATTCCAATCAAAATCTGTCATCACGATTATTCTTAgtcataaacatataaaacataattttaattactaaagctatatttttttctatgacaTCTGCAACAGTTTTTAAAACATAACCTTTTTCTTAAAATTTTATTGACTGTATTTTATCTAAATTCACAGGAAACTTATGTGACATAAAGCACATAATATAATTTTCGAATAAGATATCAGTTCAAGTTCCATCTTGCCCAAATATACAAAaagttctttttttgtctttgctgGTGTATGAACATAAAAACCAAGGCACTCACTTAAAACTGCACCACTATATACATTTAAGTGAATTTGGATAAATGTCACAAGACAAAAGTTCTATTCAGAAAGCATTGCAGGTGTCTTCTAAACATTTATTGTATTTCCTTTTGATACTGAGAAATCAGTTCAGCTCTTACAAGTTAACAGCACCTGACAACACAACTCACTTTGGCTTTCCTAAGAAGTTGATAGTAGAGCTCTAGCACTTTCTCTTCTCCACAGTCCACAACTCTCTGCCCACACAAacgtagatagagggagagagttgcCAAGTTTGGCTCTTTACCCTGATTCTCTAGGTACTGTATGTACGAAGTAGCTAGAAAATAGTTAGAGGCTTGCAAACATCGCTTCATCACCAATGCATCACAGCTGACCTTGCTAAATCCTGGCTCCCCCTGAGACATGAGGAGGATCACCTCTTCCCATTCTttgtctgtcctttctctctggGCAAACATACTAGTGAGGATCTGGGTTTTATCACCTTCCCATTTGCTCTTAAGTTCTGGAATTTTATCAATAGCCGCTGTGTTGCATAAGTATCTCTCCACCAGTTTCTTTTCATATCTTACTCTTTTACAGTTTGGGAAGGTTGTCAAGGATCGGATCTGATCTGAAACCCCACTGCAAGCAAATGGATGGAGCCTTTTCTTTATGAAAACACTACTCATTGTTTTCCAAGGTATTTGTCCAAATTCCTTGTAACAGTAATGGTTCTGCAGTAATACTATTGGTCTGAGCAGTGCCATCTGTAAAAGAGAAATGtagtttttatatatgtttctgcCACTCAACttctaagtatataaatatataaataaatatactttatatatacatatacatacacacatacatttctatctacttatctatctatatattttacgtatatattatatatatatatatatatatatatatatatatatatatacatacacacatatatatattatacatatacaatatataaataaatatatatataatatatataatatatatatatacaatatataatatatatatatatatatatatatatatatatataatatacatatatatatatatatatataatatacatatatatatatatatatatatatatatatatatataatatacatatatatatatatatatat from Penaeus chinensis breed Huanghai No. 1 chromosome 39, ASM1920278v2, whole genome shotgun sequence harbors:
- the LOC125046649 gene encoding mitochondrial ribonuclease P catalytic subunit-like, whose product is MALLRPIVLLQNHYCYKEFGQIPWKTMSSVFIKKRLHPFACSGVSDQIRSLTTFPNCKRVRYEKKLVERYLCNTAAIDKIPELKSKWEGDKTQILTSMFAQRERTDKEWEEVILLMSQGEPGFSKVSCDALVMKRCLQASNYFLATSYIQYLENQGKEPNLATLSLYLRLCGQRVVDCGEEKVLELYYQLLRKAKVLDANLSESVILALTSTSQWKLALKHIANIRRMCSVSTKVYSSIITATFKDGDYDTGWHYLETMCQEEKMPADSTLLEWIAQCKKAESVEEKQSMMVTLLDKLILYEIFPKVPVIESIANLFSKGLGWSNLYVKMSKSGKCPACNQQLHQLDISEAEFQELQNEYGPRVLHGSDIFRSSSPEEWHKFQTFLEERGPFSIVVDGLNVSYLAGKKPLSQRSVMLKHVVEKLCSRAKNGRILVIGRKHMREWSEVDFNAVKKMADVYTLDNLTKDDGFFIYAALRSGQGTKIVSSDMLRDHLYRLGDGSLRETFRRWQRQHQVLAVPSVGGVQLIEPASFSTTAQNQGTTNWHIPYDDGSPRASYQLPKTWLCTRANPHSNSKDPHSAVWVKTVQSVPFTETDTEKVVYVANKNFRQLSKAPRDNIGEKYNSRKEPQTAHVSRARNVQSSKIYNYSKKNNTKVVKKLVVSDLFKE